The Antennarius striatus isolate MH-2024 chromosome 11, ASM4005453v1, whole genome shotgun sequence genome window below encodes:
- the vax1 gene encoding ventral anterior homeobox 1, producing MEVRYNQETEGMGLKNGLKTGKDDKDSQGSLSKSFLKEQQDSFSPSGTVDNCEKNRGSTGDPDYCRRILVRDAKGSIREIILPKGLDLDRPKRTRTSFTAEQLYRLEMEFQRCQYVVGRERTELARQLNLSETQVKVWFQNRRTKQKKDQGKDSELRSVVSETAATCSVLRLLEQGRLLTPPGLPGLLPHCGSGALGSALRPSSMGMPNNNNNNGGSGSSSGGSTGTAGGSPPLPAVTSSGTVTGLQSSPAAHSLFNFPMPTLLSGVASRIASNPLSIAGSLAGNLQELSARYLSSSAFEPYSRTSGKESMDKKILE from the exons ATGGAGGTCAGGTACAACCAAGAAACGGAAGGGATGGGGCTGAAGAATGGACTAAAGACGGGTAAAGACGACAAGGACTCCCAGGGCAGCTTGTCCAAAAGCTTCCTCAAGGAGCAGCAGGACTCCTTTTCCCCCTCTGGGACTGTGGACAACTGCGAGAAGAACAGGGGGAGCACGGGGGACCCGGACTACTGTCGGAGGATACTGGTCCGAG ACGCTAAAGGCTCCATCCGGGAGATTATCCTGCCGAAGGGTTTGGATTTGGACCGGCCCAAGAGAACCCGCACCTCCTTCACCGCTGAGCAGCTCTACCGGCTGGAGATGGAGTTTCAGAGGTGTCAGTATGTGGTGGGGAGGGAACGGACAGAACTGGCCCGCCAACTCAACCTGTCTGAAACTCAG GTGAAGGTCTGGTTCCAGAACCGCCGCACCAAACAGAAGAAGGACCAGGGGAAGGACTCTGAGCTGCGTTCGGTGGTTTCGGAAACGGCGGCGACCTGCAGCGTCCTCAGACTTCTGGAGCAAGGTCGCCTCCTGACTCCTCCGGGCCTGCCGGGCCTGCTGCCCCACTGCGGCAGCGGCGCACTGGGCTCGGCCCTGAGGCCTTCCTCCATGGGGAtgcccaacaacaacaacaacaatggcggcagtggcagcagcagcggcggcagCACCGGCACAGCGGGCGGCAGCCCTCCTCTACCCGCCGTCACCAGCTCAGGAACAGTGACAGGCCTGCAGAGCTCGCCGGCCGCTCACAGCCTCTTCAACTTTCCCATGCCCACTTTACTCAGCGGCGTGGCCTCGCGCATCGCCTCCAACCCCCTGTCCATCGCCGGGTCACTAGCCGGAAACCTGCAGGAACTTTCCGCCCGCTACCTGAGCTCCTCGGCGTTTGAGCCTTACTCACGGACCAGTGGCAAAGAATCGATGGACAAGAAAATTCTGGAATGA